The following is a genomic window from Nitrospira sp. CR1.1.
GATGCATCTCGGGATCCCGCTCCTTCGTGCGATGCTTCGTCGAACTGGGGGCCGCAATAATGGTGGCATCCACGATGGTCCCTCGGCTCACCTGCAAGCCTTGCGTGACCAACTGCTCTCGGATTCGCACAAAGAGTTGTTCGCCCAGCTGGTGGGCTTCCAGCAGGTGGCGAAACTTGCCGATCGTCGTCTCATCCGACACCGGTTCGCGGCCCAGATCAATGCCGACGAATTGCCGCATGGCCCGTGAGTCATACAGCGCCTCCTCCACCGCTGGATCCGACAGGTTGAACCACTGTTGCAGACAATGGAGGCGCAGCATGCGGTCGACGCCCACCGGCGGACGCCCAGGGCCCTCGGCCTTGGGATAGACCGGCTCGATTACGGCCACCAATTCCGCCCACGGCACCACGCGGTTCATCTCGTCGAGAAACCGCTCCCGGCGGGTGGGCTTGCGATACTGCTCAAACGAGACCTCGGCAAACGTCGATTGCTGCATGGGGGCGCCTCCTCAATCGTGTTGCGCTCCCGTTAGCACATCGCGAGCGGAGAATAAATCAGACCTTCCTTAGATAGTGTCGTCACGAGATGTTGAGCCAGAGGACGAGGCATCTGATTTGGATGGCGGCGAGGAAGGACTTGCTGTTTTTGGCGTATCTTGTTGCAATGCCGCGCCATCTTTTGAGCATCAGGAACGCATTTTCGATGAGGTGGCGCAATTTGTAAAGGTCTTCGTCGTAGAGCCTTTGATGGATGCGGTTTTTCTTTGGTGGAATGACGGCGTTCATGCCCTGGGCAGCGGCCTGTTCAATGATCGCATCGGTATCATAACCTTTATCGGCGATGAGATACTCGGCATCAATGCCTTCGATCAGCTTTGAAGCCTGCGTGCAATCAGCGGCGGTACCGTGCGTAATAATAACTCTGACCGGCATACCAAACGCATCCACGGCCAGATGCAGTTTGGTGTTAAGCCCCCTTTTGTGCGGCTCATGTCCTGATTGCCGCCTCTGGCGCCTGCGGCATGAGGGTGAACCTTGCAATGGCTGGCGTCGATCATCAGCCATTCGTAATCAGGCGCATCGATCAGCACTTCAAGCAGCCCTTCCCAGATGCCCTTGTCCCGCCAGCGGATGAAACGGCGGTGTGTGTTGCTCCACCCACCGTATTCCGGCGGCAGATCGCGCCACGGCGCGCCCGTTCTCAAAATCCAGAAGACCGCATTGATAAACAGGCGGTTGTCCTGGGCAATGCCTCCCCAGACGCCCTTGCGCCCTGGCAGATGCGGCTCCAAAAGCGCCCATGTTTCATCGGATATATCGTGACGGCGATAGGCGGGATGTGAGTGCTTCATGCGGCCTCCTTCTCTGACCCCATGATTCTCTCATATCCCGAATCTCGTGACTACACTATCTAGTGACCGCAAGCGAGGGGACAGCCGACTCGTGTTCCAGCCTCAACCGATCATCGGGGCCTTGAACAATACCCAATTGGAGTTGAGTAGCGATGTGTCGACGGACCCGAGGTCGGTCGTGGGGGATGATAAATCTGGCAACCTCACGGTCGGCGCGCTGTATAACTTCAATACCGAGACCCTGAACCTGCTGGCCTTTGCAGCCCGCGTGCAACTGGGGTTTCCCACCGGTGTGAATGCGAAGGGTGTCGATACGGCGGTGACCGGGGTCATGACGCGCTCGTTCGGGCGATGGCGGACGCACCTCAATGTGGGGTATACGTTTCTCGGATCACCGCAGGGCCAGGAACGGACTGGAACGTACCGGGTCGTGGCAGCGGTGAGTTATCCCCTCGGGTATCCCACCAGCTTTCGCGATACCATCATTGCCAACGTCTTCACCCGTCAATCTGATCTGGTGGGCCAACGGAATCCGACCGGAATCGGGATCGGCCTTCGGCATCAGGTCAGTTCGCGAGTCGTCGCCGATATTGGGATCGGGAGTGAGTTATTCGGACCGGCGGATCGATCCGTCTTTTTCAGCACCCTTGGGCTGTCGGTGGGATTCTGAGAGTGGAAAAGCTTCCGGCACTCACACATTTTCGAGCTCTGAGTTTCCCTCGTGGCAGTGGCCCTGCTGGACAGCGAGGGCCGTCGGTCCTCGTCAAACAACAACAGACGGTGCTATTTGCATCGGTCGTCTAACTGCATGGTGTTTCGCTCCACCGCGCGGAGAGAGGAGAAACCTCGGGTAGTCATAGGCCTCAAGGCAAGTCATCATCACTACTGTGTCTGAGCCACAGCGTTTCAGGTGGAAGTGGGTCGGATCGCCGCTCCAATGCCGGTGGGATGGTCAATATAACGGCGTCCACTCTGCGTAATCCCGTCGGATATGTCGTCACGCGACGCTCAGAGCTTCGCCGGTTGATAGAATACGGGGTGCAGCAATGATAGGCCCCTGTAAGGATGGCGTTGATTGATGAGGGCAGAGAACTGTGCTACGCTAAGTACTCAATGCGATTAAAACATGGCAACGCATCATGGTTTCGCCTCGCGGTGCTCATGTGGGCGTCCTTATGGGTGCTTGCCGTGCCGTTGGTCCATATTCATCCCGAGGCCGATCATCGCCATGGGGCCTCGGATCACGTGCATGGCGGCACGGTTCACACGGTTTTCTCCACGGACTTGGTGTGTGAGTTCTCCGGCCATGATCATGCCTCGGTCGCAGGCGGCGAAACCCGCTGTCCGCTTCATGTAATTACGCTCCTACCTCACGGGCCGGAGCACTTTGCAATTGAGCTGGTTCTCGCTTTCTCCGGCGAGCCGCAAGTCGGCAAAGGCACCGCGCTGGAGGTGGCCGCACGTTCCTTCCACGCGAACCCGCCCGCGCCACCTCAGGCCGTGTGGCAGCCGCAACCCAGTCCTTCGCCAACCACTGTGCTCTTGGTGACCACCTTTTCCTCTCGCCCTCCCCCGACTGTTTGACCCACGCTTATTTCCAGCTCTTCACGTTTCAACATAGTTATAGGCGCTCAGCACGGCACGTCCGTGACTGCGTGTAACGGAAGTCGCTCGCCAAGGCGCCGATGGGGGAGAACCAGCATGAGGCCTGCACTCGTTTGGAGAATCGTCGCCGCGCTCGGATGCGCGATGATATTTGAGTCATATCCGACGGGCTATGCCACAGAACCGAGCCCGGGCGGATACACGCTGAGCCAAATCGTACAACTCGCGCTCCGACACAACCCAATGATGAACGGCGCGGAAGCAGTGCTGGAACAGAGTCAAAGTCAGCGCGTCACGGCCGGTGCCTATTTGAATCCCACCATCACGGGGTCGGCCGGCCGCGGGTCGATTCGGGACCCCAATACCGGTGTTTCGATCACCGAACGGACGATCACCGTGGAGCAGCCGCTGGAGTGGCTGGGCAAACGCACAGCCCGACAACGCGCCGCCGACGCGGGGGTGGCCGGCGCTCTCGCCGGCGTGGACGAAACAAAAGTGCTGGTCATGACCGAAGTAAAAGGGGCGTTTTTCCAGTTGCTCCTGGCGCAACAGGATGCACAGCTCGCGAGGGAGAACCTGAAGACGGTCGAAGATCTCGTGAAATTGGTGAGTGCGCGGGTCAGCACGCGAGAAGCGCCGAAATTCGAGTTGGTCAAGGCAACCGTTGAACTCCAAAAAACACGGAAGGATCTGGCGAGGGCGGACAACGCGCTCCTGGTGGCTCGTGCCAAACTCAATACGGTCACAGGCAAGGCCCTCGGAGAATCATTTGCCATCCAGGGGGAGTTTGAAACAGTGAGGTCGGGACTGGATCTACGTGTACTGACAGATCAAGCACTCGACCGACATCCCGCACTTCGCCGACAACAGAAAGCGGTCGAGCAAGCCGAATTTACGATCGAACAGGAACGCGCCTCGCGCATGCCGAACGTGGCCGTGATCGGCCAGTATCATCGAGAAGCCGGTGACGAATCCATCACGGCGGGGCTGAGCGTGCCGCTGCCCCTGTGGTATCGCCGACAGGGAGAGATCGGGACGGCGATGGGAGCTCATCGACGAGCGCAAGCCGAACGGGCTCGCGTGCAGCAGGAACTGGAGCAGACCATCACGCAGCATTTTCAGGAGGTGCGGACTGCTCAAGAACAGATGCAGGTCTTCGAGCAAGGACTCCTCTATCAAGCCAAAGAAGCGTTCGACATCGCCCAGTTCAGTTTTCGCCATGGAGTGGCGAGTTTGCTCGAAGTCATCGACGCGCAGCGTGTCTACCGCCAGACGCTCCTCGAATATGCCCAGGCACGAGCCGATCATTCCATCGCGCTGACCCGATTGGAGCGGGCGGTGGGAGGGTTGCCATGAACGTTCACATCGTGAGGCGTTCATCACCGGTTTATCGAACGATCGGCCTGTTCCTGTTGGTCGCCATAGTGAATACGTCGTGTCAGTCAAAGCAAGAGGATGCGCCGAAACCGCCTGCCCAGGCGGCCACGGCGTTGAATGAACCCGGTATCATCGAACTGCCTGATGGGAGTCCGACT
Proteins encoded in this region:
- a CDS encoding IS5 family transposase codes for the protein MQQSTFAEVSFEQYRKPTRRERFLDEMNRVVPWAELVAVIEPVYPKAEGPGRPPVGVDRMLRLHCLQQWFNLSDPAVEEALYDSRAMRQFVGIDLGREPVSDETTIGKFRHLLEAHQLGEQLFVRIREQLVTQGLQVSRGTIVDATIIAAPSSTKHRTKERDPEMHQTKKGNQWYIGMKAHIGVDSRTKLIHSVAATAANVHDSQVLPDLLHGQETRVWGDAAYSGQRDVIRHHAPDAQSFIPTKAHRHRPLSEAERARNRTKSKVRAKVEHVCLVIKRIFGWATVRYRGLAKNTHWLFISCGLANLYVARRRLLAEA
- a CDS encoding IS5 family transposase (programmed frameshift) gives rise to the protein MKHSHPAYRRHDISDETWALLEPHLPGRKGVWGGIAQDNRLFINAVFWILRTGAPWRDLPPEYGGWSNTHRRFIRWRDKGIWEGLLEVLIDAPDYEWLMIDASHCKVHPHAAGARGGNQDMSPHKRGLNTKLHLAVDAFGMPVRVIITHGTAADCTQASKLIEGIDAEYLIADKGYDTDAIIEQAAAQGMNAVIPPKKNRIHQRLYDEDLYKLRHLIENAFLMLKRWRGIATRYAKNSKSFLAAIQIRCLVLWLNIS